One segment of Chelonia mydas isolate rCheMyd1 chromosome 13, rCheMyd1.pri.v2, whole genome shotgun sequence DNA contains the following:
- the SLC32A1 gene encoding vesicular inhibitory amino acid transporter yields MATLIRSKLSNVATSVSNKSQAKVSGMFARMGFQAATDEEAVGFVHCDDLDMEHRQGLQMDILKSDASEEGAEPPLEGDIHYQRDGTGPLPPSASKDEGICSELSGQGKPKITAWEAGWNVTNAIQGMFVLGLPYAILHGGYLGLFLIIFAAVVCCYTGKILIACLYEENEDGEIVRVRDSYVDIANACCAPRFPKLGGRIVNVAQIIELVMTCILYVVVSGNLMYNSFPNLPVSQKSWSIIATAVLLPCAFLKNLKAVSKFSLLCTLAHFVINILVIAYCLSRARDWAWDKVKFYIDVKKFPISIGIIVFSYTSQIFLPSLEGNMQHPKEFHCMMNWTHIAACILKGLFALVAYLTWADETKEVITDNLPSTIRAVVNLFLVAKALLSYPLPFFAAVEVLEKSLFQDGNRAVFPNCYGGDGRLKSWGLTLRCALVVFTLLMAIYVPHFALLMGLTGSLTGAGLCFLLPSLFHLKLLWRKLMWHHVFFDVAIFVIGGICSVSGFIHSLEGLIEAYSSNVED; encoded by the exons ATGGCCACTCTGATCCGGAGCAAGCTTTCCAACGTCGCCACCTCGGTTTCCAACAAGTCCCAGGCCAAAGTGAGCGGCATGTTTGCGAGGATGGGCTTCCAGGCGGCGACCGACGAAGAGGCGGTGGGCTTTGTTCATTGCGATGACCTGGACATGGAGCACAGGCAAGGGCTTCAGATGGACATCTTAAAGTCGGACGCCAGCGAAGAAGGAGCAGAGCCTCCCCTAGAAGGGGATATCCATTACCAAAGGGATGGCACGGGTCCCCTGCCCCCGTCCGCCTCCAAGGACGAGGGCATCTGCTCGGAGCTCTCCGGCCAAGGCAAGCCAAAGATCACGGCCTGGGAAGCTGGGTGGAATGTCACCAACGCAATCCAG GGGATGTTTGTTCTTGGCCTGCCCTATGCTATCCTTCATGGTGGATATCTAGGactctttttaattattttcgcTGCAGTAGTTTGCTGCTACACTGGGAAAATCCTTATTGCCTGTCTTTACGAAGAGAATGAAGATGGGGAGATAGTCAGGGTGAGAGACTCCTATGTCGACATTGCTAACGCTTGCTGTGCTCCCAGGTTTCCCAAGCTTGGAGGGAGGATTGTGAATGTGGCTCAGATCATTGAGCTGGTCATGACCTGTATTCTCTATGTGGTGGTCAGTGGGAACCTGATGTACAACAGCTTCCCAAACTTGCCTGTCTCCCAGAAATCTTGGTCTATCATTGCCACAGCTGTGCTCCTGCCTTGTGCTTTCTTGAAGAACCTCAAGGCTGTCTCGAAATTCAGCTTGCTCTGCACCTTAGCCCACTTTGTGATCAACATTTTGGTGATTGCCTACTGTCTCTCCAGAGCACGCGACTGGGCTTGGGACAAAGTCAAGTTTTACATTGATGTGAAGAAGTTCCCCATCTCCATTGGCATCATCGTCTTCAGCTACACCTCCCAGATCTTTCTGCCTTCCTTAGAGGGGAACATGCAGCACCCCAAGGAGTTTCATTGCATGATGAACTGGACTCACATAGCAGCTTGTATTCTCAAGGGACTCTTTGCCTTGGTAGCCTATCTGACCTGGGCTGATGAGACTAAAGAAGTCATCACAGACAACTTGCCCTCCACCATTAGGGCGGTAGTCAACCTTTTCTTGGTGGCCAAAGCTTTGCTTTCCTACCCATTGCCCTTCTTTGCAGCTGTGGAAGTCCTGGAGAAGTCCCTTTTCCAGGATGGAAACAGGGCGGTCTTTCCTAACTGTTATGGGGGTGATGGGAGGCTCAAGTCCTGGGGACTCACCCTGAGGTGTGCCCTGGTTGTTTTCACCTTGTTAATGGCTATTTATGTCCCTCATTTTGCCCTCCTGATGGGTCTTACAGGGAGCCTCACAGGTGCAGGCCTCTGTTTCCTGCTCCCAAGTCTCTTCCACCTCAAGCTCTTGTGGAGGAAGCTCATGTGGCACCATGTTTTCTTTGATGTCGCCATTTTTGTTATAGGTGGTATATGCAGCGTGTCTGGATTCATCCATTCTTTAGAAGGCCTCATAGAGGCTTACAGTTCCAACGTAGAAGACTAA